In one Candidatus Peribacter riflensis genomic region, the following are encoded:
- a CDS encoding virulence factor: protein MRFSALRSQHRILGGAAVLAVTQFTASFAGLIRDNLLNRTFPGLAVVDVYVAAFRPSDLLFQVTIMAGFSVALVPLLARYEAAQNRSAMSALLNGVITVAAILFGVLALLLAAVFPWVAPAFTQFEGESLALYTTFARIALLTNFLFVFGNAFGQYLNTIQRFWIYGLTPVVFTLGTIAGTLWLTPFVGPYGPILGTLAGALLYTLIRLLAIVRAGYRFALTWWHPDLTEMGLLMLPRMLALGALQVELLVFDRIASGLSVGSIAVNAYARNFQSVVVGVTGMALALSLFSPLSQSAARGEWGRYRQYLKRGVVWMLLLTIPGAILLVLLTPVAAWLIHLKTLFVPVFFTCLALYALSIPFESLNHLFTRAYFATKHTTIPAILTVFNGVIAIALSWSLAPKLGVFSLALGYCVGHIVEMTGLLLLFPREVQSARGAL, encoded by the coding sequence ATGCGCTTCAGCGCTCTTCGTTCCCAGCATCGCATCCTCGGGGGCGCGGCCGTGCTCGCGGTCACGCAATTCACGGCGTCGTTCGCCGGACTCATCCGCGACAACCTGCTCAACCGCACGTTCCCCGGCCTTGCGGTGGTGGATGTGTACGTGGCGGCCTTCCGTCCCTCAGACCTCCTCTTTCAGGTGACGATCATGGCGGGGTTCTCGGTGGCGCTCGTGCCCCTGCTCGCGCGGTACGAGGCGGCACAAAACCGGAGTGCCATGTCGGCACTCCTTAACGGAGTCATCACGGTGGCAGCCATCCTCTTCGGCGTTCTGGCTCTGCTGCTGGCGGCGGTCTTTCCGTGGGTGGCTCCGGCCTTTACGCAATTCGAAGGCGAGAGTCTTGCGCTCTACACCACCTTCGCGCGCATCGCGCTCCTCACGAATTTTCTCTTCGTCTTCGGCAACGCATTCGGCCAGTACCTCAATACCATCCAGCGTTTCTGGATCTACGGGTTGACCCCGGTGGTCTTCACCCTCGGCACGATCGCAGGCACGCTCTGGCTCACGCCGTTCGTCGGTCCTTACGGTCCCATTCTCGGCACGCTCGCTGGTGCACTGCTCTATACGCTCATCCGCCTGCTCGCCATCGTCCGCGCCGGATACCGTTTCGCACTCACGTGGTGGCATCCGGATCTGACTGAGATGGGGCTGCTCATGTTGCCGCGCATGCTTGCACTCGGGGCGCTGCAGGTGGAACTGCTCGTGTTCGATCGCATCGCTTCGGGGCTCTCGGTCGGTTCCATCGCGGTCAATGCCTACGCGCGCAACTTTCAGTCGGTGGTGGTGGGCGTCACCGGCATGGCGCTGGCCCTCTCGCTCTTTTCGCCCCTGAGTCAGTCTGCGGCGCGCGGCGAGTGGGGGCGGTACCGCCAGTACCTGAAGAGGGGAGTCGTGTGGATGCTCCTGCTCACGATTCCGGGGGCGATTCTGCTCGTGCTCCTCACGCCCGTTGCGGCATGGCTCATTCATTTGAAGACGCTCTTCGTGCCGGTCTTCTTCACCTGTCTCGCGCTCTACGCTCTGAGCATTCCCTTCGAGAGCCTGAACCACCTCTTCACGCGGGCATACTTCGCCACCAAACATACGACGATCCCGGCGATTCTCACCGTATTCAATGGCGTGATTGCCATCGCGCTCTCGTGGTCGCTCGCTCCGAAGTTGGGTGTCTTCAGTCTGGCACTGGGGTACTGCGTCGGTCACATTGTCGAAATGACGGGGCTCCTGCTGCTCTTCCCACGAGAAGTGCAGAGCGCGAGAGGGGCATTATAG
- a CDS encoding transcription antitermination factor — MGKQDPNAGRNWYVVHTYAGYEDAVRQAILQRVESFGMQDYVLDVRVPKEKQLTFKKGEPVEEERKLFPGYVLVDMIVTDESWYLVRNTPNVTGFVGSGNIPVPVTPEEFGVIERRVGEQEAKYKSDFQIGDLVVIIDGPFKNYEATVSAVDVNKGKLTVMVLIFDRETPVELDFTQVKKK; from the coding sequence ATGGGCAAGCAGGATCCGAATGCCGGACGCAACTGGTACGTCGTCCACACCTACGCAGGCTATGAAGATGCCGTGCGCCAGGCCATTCTGCAGCGCGTGGAATCCTTCGGCATGCAGGATTACGTCCTGGATGTGCGCGTACCCAAAGAGAAGCAGCTCACCTTCAAGAAGGGCGAGCCAGTGGAGGAAGAGCGCAAGCTCTTTCCGGGCTACGTGCTGGTAGACATGATCGTGACCGACGAGAGCTGGTACCTGGTGCGCAATACGCCGAACGTCACGGGCTTTGTGGGTTCGGGCAATATTCCGGTCCCCGTCACGCCCGAAGAATTCGGCGTGATCGAGCGCAGAGTGGGCGAACAGGAGGCCAAGTACAAATCAGATTTCCAGATCGGCGACCTCGTGGTGATCATCGACGGTCCCTTCAAGAACTACGAGGCGACGGTGAGCGCGGTGGATGTGAACAAGGGCAAGCTGACCGTGATGGTGCTGATCTTCGACCGCGAAACTCCCGTCGAACTGGATTTCACGCAGGTGAAGAAGAAGTAA
- a CDS encoding ribosome recycling factor, whose protein sequence is MPSPRVAAFSIESDKVLKFLQNEFSKLQTGRASSSLVDHIEVEAYGHRQQLKTLAGVTVQDARSLVIQPWDHSILANVEKALQTANLGTSPVNDGHVLRVNLPPMTEERRKELTKVVQKLSEEAKISLRQHRQTVLDKIKTEEKDEDARFTQQDDLQKLVDKANVQIEELRKKKEQEVMTV, encoded by the coding sequence ATGCCAAGCCCCCGCGTTGCCGCCTTCAGTATCGAATCAGATAAGGTCCTGAAGTTTCTGCAGAATGAATTCAGCAAGCTGCAGACCGGTCGCGCTTCGTCCTCGCTCGTGGATCATATTGAAGTGGAGGCCTACGGTCACCGCCAGCAATTGAAGACGCTCGCGGGTGTCACGGTGCAGGATGCGCGCTCCCTCGTCATCCAGCCGTGGGATCACTCCATCCTCGCGAATGTGGAGAAGGCACTGCAGACCGCAAACCTGGGCACCTCACCGGTGAATGACGGGCACGTGCTCCGCGTCAATCTGCCTCCGATGACCGAGGAGCGCCGCAAGGAGCTCACCAAGGTCGTGCAGAAGCTCTCGGAGGAAGCCAAGATTTCGCTCCGCCAGCATCGCCAGACTGTCCTGGACAAGATCAAGACGGAGGAGAAAGACGAAGACGCCCGGTTCACCCAGCAGGATGACTTGCAGAAGCTCGTAGACAAGGCGAACGTGCAGATCGAGGAGCTCCGCAAGAAGAAGGAGCAGGAAGTGATGACGGTCTAG
- a CDS encoding signal peptidase I: MIRKPFTLWFHFFDVLLNIVIIVAVVAGIRTFLVSPFQVEGNSMIDTLENRQYIIINKLVYFLNKPGRGDVVVFRPPNTDHSKHYVKRIIGEPGDEIIIRNGSVFVRVGGKDKERQVAEPYLNDRNQDHTYVGAAGSGEEKRYPVPAGHYFLLGDNRLGSLDSRSFRNAQNEPTPFVPEDDIKGRVWFVALPLSKAHAMEAPEYGF, translated from the coding sequence ATGATCCGGAAGCCCTTCACCCTCTGGTTCCACTTCTTCGATGTTCTGCTGAACATCGTCATCATCGTGGCGGTGGTGGCGGGCATCCGGACGTTCCTCGTTTCACCGTTTCAGGTGGAGGGCAACTCCATGATCGACACACTCGAGAACCGCCAGTACATCATCATCAACAAGCTCGTATACTTTCTGAACAAGCCGGGGCGCGGCGACGTCGTCGTCTTCCGTCCACCGAACACCGACCACAGCAAACACTACGTGAAGCGCATCATCGGCGAGCCGGGCGACGAGATCATCATCCGCAACGGATCAGTCTTCGTGCGCGTCGGCGGCAAAGACAAAGAACGCCAGGTCGCCGAGCCCTACCTGAATGACCGTAACCAGGATCACACCTACGTCGGCGCGGCGGGCAGTGGAGAAGAGAAGCGCTATCCCGTCCCCGCGGGCCACTACTTCCTGCTCGGCGACAACCGCTTGGGGAGCCTGGATTCCCGGTCCTTCCGCAATGCGCAGAACGAGCCCACTCCTTTCGTGCCCGAAGATGACATCAAGGGACGCGTCTGGTTCGTGGCCCTGCCCTTAAGCAAAGCCCACGCCATGGAGGCACCGGAGTACGGTTTTTAG
- a CDS encoding LemA protein: protein MIKKPWIIALIVVLVVVAGWVWTGYNGFVSQEENVKNAWAQVETNYQRRIDLVPNLVNTVKGAANFEQSTLTAVTEARTQWMGATSRQDKLAAAQNMEGALGRLLVTVEAYPQLKATEAFRDLMTQLEGTENRISIARKDYNDAVQVYNVAIRRFPSNLLAGIFGFSRENPFEAVEGAEVAPSVDFVQ, encoded by the coding sequence ATGATCAAGAAACCCTGGATTATTGCCCTGATTGTTGTCCTCGTTGTCGTTGCCGGATGGGTCTGGACCGGATACAACGGTTTCGTCTCACAAGAAGAGAACGTGAAGAACGCATGGGCGCAGGTCGAGACGAATTACCAGCGTCGCATCGATCTGGTGCCGAACCTCGTGAATACCGTGAAGGGAGCGGCAAACTTCGAGCAGTCCACGCTCACGGCAGTGACAGAGGCGCGCACGCAGTGGATGGGTGCCACATCGCGTCAGGATAAGCTGGCCGCCGCCCAGAACATGGAGGGCGCACTGGGTCGTCTGCTCGTCACCGTCGAGGCCTATCCGCAGCTCAAGGCCACGGAAGCCTTCCGTGACCTCATGACGCAGCTGGAGGGCACCGAGAACCGTATTTCCATCGCCCGCAAGGACTACAACGACGCCGTGCAGGTCTACAACGTGGCGATCCGCCGTTTCCCCTCGAACCTGCTCGCAGGCATTTTCGGATTTAGCCGGGAGAATCCCTTTGAAGCGGTCGAAGGTGCCGAAGTGGCTCCCTCGGTGGATTTCGTCCAGTAA
- a CDS encoding tRNA/rRNA methyltransferase SpoU encodes MARKILLLAHNIRSLWNVGSLFRTADSFAVAKIYLTGYTATPPRREISKTALGAEETVAWEKAEDPAKVVAKLKKRGCTVVALEQARGAIDLVEYEPPAKVCLIVGHEVLGVPKELLKLCDDIVHIPMHGKKESLNVAVAAGIALHHLCATH; translated from the coding sequence ATGGCCCGAAAGATCCTCCTCCTCGCTCACAATATCCGTTCCCTCTGGAACGTGGGGTCGCTCTTTCGGACGGCTGATTCCTTCGCAGTCGCAAAGATCTATCTCACCGGCTACACGGCTACGCCTCCGCGACGGGAGATCAGCAAGACGGCGCTGGGGGCGGAAGAAACCGTCGCGTGGGAGAAGGCGGAAGATCCTGCGAAGGTCGTCGCGAAGCTGAAGAAACGTGGATGCACCGTAGTCGCATTGGAGCAGGCGAGGGGAGCCATCGATCTCGTAGAGTACGAACCGCCTGCAAAAGTGTGCCTCATCGTCGGTCACGAAGTGTTGGGCGTACCGAAGGAGCTCCTGAAGCTGTGTGATGACATCGTGCACATTCCGATGCACGGCAAGAAAGAATCGCTCAACGTGGCGGTGGCTGCAGGTATTGCCCTGCATCACCTGTGTGCCACCCACTGA
- a CDS encoding DNA-3-methyladenine glycosylase: MARALPFSFFDRPALTVARSLLGKFLVRRRGRKTVAAMITEVEAYDGPLDKACHAHRGQTRRNAVMFGPAGHWYVYFVYGMHWMLNVVTGPVDYPAAVLIRGVGESFDATQGTWNGPGKLTKALGINGLLNGRQADKTSGLWIEDRGIEVRASSIRRMPRIGVAYAKEWAKRPYRFVLHTS; the protein is encoded by the coding sequence ATGGCTCGTGCGCTTCCATTCTCCTTCTTCGATCGTCCGGCGCTCACTGTTGCCCGCTCTCTCCTCGGCAAATTCCTCGTACGGCGCAGGGGCCGCAAGACGGTTGCGGCGATGATCACCGAGGTGGAGGCGTACGACGGGCCCTTAGACAAGGCCTGCCACGCGCACCGGGGCCAAACCAGGCGCAACGCCGTGATGTTCGGCCCGGCAGGGCACTGGTACGTGTACTTCGTGTACGGCATGCATTGGATGCTCAATGTTGTGACGGGGCCAGTGGACTATCCTGCTGCCGTATTGATTCGCGGGGTGGGGGAGTCCTTCGATGCGACTCAGGGCACATGGAACGGGCCCGGCAAGCTCACGAAGGCACTCGGGATCAACGGTCTGCTCAACGGGAGACAGGCTGACAAGACGAGCGGGCTCTGGATCGAGGACCGGGGCATTGAGGTACGGGCAAGCTCGATCCGCCGGATGCCGCGGATCGGGGTAGCGTATGCCAAAGAGTGGGCCAAAAGGCCCTACCGGTTCGTACTCCATACTTCCTGA
- a CDS encoding uridylate kinase produces MKYKRIMLKISGESLASGRGFGIEHKTLQKIAKRICEVAKKDIEIAIVIGGGNIWRYRDTKESGIERTSSDAMGMLATVMNAVALQSALETQGCYTRVLSAVDIPQLAEPYIRRRAVRHLEKGRIVICAGGTGNPYFTTDSAAALRALELGCDILLKATNVAGVYDKDPKKSRNAKLYSELTYQQAIEQHLNVMDQAAFSLCADASLPIRVFDFNKEGNLLRAATGEKIGTLVHH; encoded by the coding sequence ATGAAGTACAAAAGAATCATGCTCAAGATCTCAGGCGAATCGCTCGCCTCCGGTCGCGGTTTTGGCATAGAGCACAAGACCCTGCAGAAGATCGCCAAGCGCATCTGTGAGGTCGCCAAGAAGGATATCGAGATCGCCATCGTCATCGGCGGCGGCAACATCTGGCGCTACCGCGACACCAAAGAGAGCGGCATCGAGCGCACCTCGAGCGATGCCATGGGCATGCTGGCGACCGTCATGAACGCCGTTGCCCTGCAGTCGGCCCTCGAAACGCAGGGCTGCTACACCCGCGTGCTCTCGGCCGTGGATATCCCGCAGCTCGCGGAGCCCTACATCCGCCGCCGTGCCGTGCGCCACCTCGAGAAAGGCCGCATCGTCATCTGCGCGGGCGGCACGGGCAACCCCTACTTCACGACGGACAGCGCGGCGGCCCTGCGCGCACTGGAACTGGGCTGCGACATTCTGCTCAAGGCCACCAACGTTGCCGGCGTGTACGACAAAGATCCGAAGAAGAGCAGGAACGCCAAGCTCTACAGCGAGCTCACCTACCAGCAGGCCATCGAGCAGCACCTGAACGTTATGGATCAGGCCGCCTTCTCGCTCTGCGCCGATGCTTCGCTCCCGATCCGCGTCTTCGATTTCAACAAGGAAGGGAACTTGCTCAGGGCAGCGACGGGTGAGAAGATCGGCACCCTCGTGCACCACTGA
- a CDS encoding peptidyl-tRNA hydrolase: MKPALLIVGLGNPGSSYESTRHNAGFRALDALHSVFGGGEWRDRPKFQASIAEMMIGTVPVLLVKPKTYMNRSGEAVHKLVDYYKADPTFQLLVLSDDCDLPLGEVRFRSQGGPGTHNGLKSVVENAGEGFPRLRIGLGQAPAGADLAEWVLSVPSAEERTLLDAALRTELPRKVEEFVLGSSQQ, encoded by the coding sequence GTGAAACCTGCCCTGCTCATCGTCGGCCTCGGCAATCCCGGCTCCTCGTATGAATCTACACGGCACAATGCGGGTTTTCGGGCTCTCGATGCCCTGCACAGTGTATTCGGAGGAGGAGAGTGGCGCGATCGCCCGAAGTTCCAGGCATCCATTGCAGAAATGATGATCGGCACTGTGCCGGTGCTGCTGGTGAAACCAAAGACGTACATGAACCGTTCGGGCGAGGCGGTGCACAAGCTGGTCGACTACTACAAAGCCGATCCGACGTTCCAGCTTTTGGTGCTCAGCGATGATTGCGATCTGCCGCTCGGCGAAGTGCGCTTTCGCAGTCAGGGAGGACCGGGCACGCACAACGGACTCAAATCGGTGGTCGAGAACGCCGGTGAGGGATTCCCGCGGCTGCGCATCGGGCTGGGGCAGGCCCCTGCGGGGGCGGACCTCGCCGAGTGGGTGCTGAGCGTGCCTTCGGCTGAGGAACGCACGCTTCTGGATGCGGCGTTGCGCACGGAGCTGCCGCGCAAGGTGGAGGAGTTCGTGCTCGGCTCATCGCAGCAGTGA
- a CDS encoding putative lipoprotein has protein sequence MKESALSDLSYPMTLPSLLRRFLLPATLLVALVTVLTWEPASSPPNFRAQVTSSTTSSALSGTGSTTSSSSLSGTGSTTSSSSSSLSDPGLSSLSSALSSSQPAASSSVASSASPTSSVGIQSSAPVSSAGAQASDTPVIGLEAGLCAQVKPDPDTGQKLVYCCMDEGYVYQREASQEEYQAFLERLGELENMNARDAKAAFEAPYSGSIHQKYGWTTLCGRQIPCDVCSQDHICGNGIVEAAEKCDDGPRNSDETPDTCRLDCTLPSCGDRVIDRQKGEECDDGNFNGDLPNRCRSTCTLPLCGDRIIDSFYGETCDSGNENSDSAPNRCRSACKSPSCGDGVKDNNEECDDGNRGDGDGCSFLCYIEQRREPLDLTPLRCGNGVLEPGEECDTGAENANVPNRCRQNCYLPRCGDRIQDEGEECDDGNSARGDGCSPECSRELTLSLTNVCGNQIIDPGEECDAGRANTNIPDHCRFDCRFPTCGDYIKDTSEQCDDGNHSNGDGCTDSCFSEFCGNGTQEMGEACDDGNLVGGDGCSRTCQKEIGQAVEALTMSTQSAGTLRPAASSRGPLPVSSRSASAPLQQQTTSAPPSSSLPADVAVNVGQPEPLFVVSSSSAASQWSSTPFGAQVITFPTASVTSPSPVSPSSYYYTPQPSFAGSDALNDTGPAALSIVAMGAAAGFAWARRKRRD, from the coding sequence ATGAAAGAGTCGGCCCTCTCTGACCTCTCGTATCCGATGACGCTGCCCTCTCTCCTCCGGCGCTTCCTGCTCCCCGCCACCCTTCTGGTGGCTCTCGTAACTGTCCTGACCTGGGAACCAGCTTCCTCCCCTCCAAACTTCAGGGCGCAGGTGACATCATCGACAACCTCCTCTGCGCTCTCTGGTACAGGATCGACAACATCTTCTTCGTCCCTCTCTGGTACAGGATCGACAACATCTTCTTCGTCTTCGTCTCTCTCGGACCCCGGCCTCTCCTCTTTGTCTTCCGCCCTGAGCTCCTCACAGCCAGCCGCATCTTCTTCAGTGGCCTCATCTGCATCCCCGACAAGTTCCGTTGGCATCCAATCTTCCGCCCCTGTCTCCTCCGCAGGAGCTCAGGCGAGCGATACGCCGGTGATCGGCTTGGAGGCGGGCCTGTGCGCCCAGGTGAAGCCGGACCCCGACACGGGGCAGAAACTGGTGTACTGCTGCATGGACGAAGGATACGTCTACCAACGTGAGGCCTCTCAGGAGGAGTACCAGGCATTCCTAGAGAGACTCGGAGAACTCGAAAACATGAATGCACGCGATGCCAAAGCAGCCTTCGAGGCCCCCTACAGCGGCAGCATCCACCAGAAGTACGGCTGGACGACGCTCTGTGGACGCCAGATTCCCTGTGATGTCTGCTCGCAGGATCACATCTGCGGCAACGGCATCGTGGAAGCGGCAGAGAAATGCGACGACGGCCCCCGCAACTCGGACGAAACCCCGGATACCTGCCGACTGGATTGCACGCTGCCCTCCTGCGGCGACCGCGTCATCGACCGCCAGAAGGGCGAGGAGTGTGACGATGGAAATTTTAACGGAGACCTGCCCAACCGGTGCCGATCGACTTGTACGCTGCCTCTCTGCGGCGACAGGATCATCGATTCCTTCTACGGCGAAACCTGCGACTCGGGCAATGAGAATTCCGATTCAGCGCCGAACCGGTGCCGGTCGGCGTGTAAGTCGCCCAGTTGCGGCGACGGCGTCAAAGACAACAATGAGGAGTGTGATGACGGCAACCGCGGAGATGGAGACGGATGTTCATTCCTCTGTTACATCGAACAGAGGCGGGAACCTCTGGATCTCACTCCACTCCGTTGCGGCAACGGCGTGCTGGAGCCGGGCGAGGAGTGTGACACGGGGGCGGAGAACGCCAATGTCCCCAATCGCTGCCGGCAGAACTGCTACCTGCCTCGGTGCGGTGACCGTATTCAGGATGAGGGGGAGGAGTGTGACGACGGCAATAGTGCGCGGGGCGATGGCTGCTCCCCCGAGTGCTCGCGCGAACTCACGCTCTCGCTCACGAATGTCTGCGGAAACCAGATCATCGACCCCGGAGAGGAGTGCGATGCCGGACGCGCTAATACGAACATTCCCGACCACTGCCGATTCGACTGCCGTTTCCCCACGTGCGGGGATTACATCAAAGACACCAGCGAACAGTGTGATGACGGCAACCACTCCAACGGCGACGGCTGCACCGACTCCTGCTTCAGTGAATTCTGCGGCAACGGCACGCAAGAAATGGGCGAGGCGTGCGACGACGGCAATCTGGTGGGCGGCGACGGCTGCAGCCGCACATGCCAGAAGGAAATCGGTCAGGCTGTCGAGGCTCTCACCATGTCCACTCAGAGTGCTGGTACACTGCGTCCGGCAGCATCCAGCCGTGGTCCACTCCCCGTCTCCTCCCGATCTGCGAGCGCCCCGCTCCAGCAGCAAACAACCTCTGCGCCCCCCTCTTCTTCCCTGCCTGCGGATGTCGCCGTGAACGTGGGGCAGCCCGAGCCGCTCTTCGTTGTTTCTTCCAGCTCCGCCGCTTCGCAGTGGTCCTCCACCCCGTTCGGCGCGCAGGTAATCACCTTCCCCACAGCTTCAGTCACCTCTCCGTCTCCCGTTTCTCCCTCCTCCTACTATTACACGCCGCAGCCCTCCTTCGCGGGCTCCGATGCCCTGAACGACACCGGCCCGGCAGCGCTCAGTATTGTCGCCATGGGGGCAGCGGCAGGCTTCGCCTGGGCGAGACGCAAGCGAAGGGATTAG
- a CDS encoding Phosphoribosylformylglycinamidine synthase I (FGAM synthase I): MTRIAVLSFPGNNCEVESLKAVKQAGMEAVFFKWNDSKENLEGIDGYFIPGGFSYEDRGRSGMVAARDPLLQFLHEENERGKVIIGNCNGAQILVESGLIPLDKGLKMSLARNALSDQSVGFISEWVWITPTCKRDRCATADWEGVMHLPIAHGEGRFTTKDKDVWKEIKKNDQMAFSYCDASGKVSDDPVVTPNGSEFSIAGICNPAGTVVALMPHPERTENGKPYFESMKRWIERRAPHPAPLPQGEGSAVWKVSLRPPQPTEIFVGTIITNNEERTVEQAAHRLVPGLTLTQLKYIAPGRAKPEELLSRLSFFNPNKETAMVRQGDTFYRWESDTKKLEPAQKSPIEGAVTLLRRDEPDTGASAIGQGSQTGICYICRGVKEQELLKREVLEVFANPHASTLERLA; this comes from the coding sequence ATGACGCGCATCGCCGTCCTCAGCTTCCCCGGCAACAACTGTGAAGTGGAATCGCTCAAGGCGGTGAAGCAGGCGGGCATGGAGGCCGTGTTCTTCAAGTGGAATGATTCGAAGGAGAACCTTGAGGGGATCGACGGGTACTTCATCCCGGGGGGGTTCAGCTACGAGGACCGTGGCCGGTCGGGCATGGTGGCCGCGCGCGATCCGCTTCTCCAGTTTCTCCATGAAGAGAACGAGCGGGGCAAGGTGATCATCGGCAACTGCAACGGCGCGCAGATCCTGGTCGAGAGCGGGCTCATCCCTTTGGATAAAGGCCTCAAGATGAGTTTGGCGCGTAATGCACTCAGCGATCAGTCCGTGGGCTTCATCAGCGAGTGGGTGTGGATCACGCCTACCTGTAAGAGGGATCGCTGCGCCACTGCGGACTGGGAAGGCGTGATGCATCTGCCCATTGCGCATGGTGAGGGACGTTTTACGACGAAGGACAAGGATGTCTGGAAGGAAATCAAGAAGAACGACCAGATGGCGTTTTCGTACTGCGACGCCTCGGGCAAGGTTTCGGATGACCCAGTGGTAACGCCCAACGGTTCAGAATTTTCCATTGCGGGCATCTGTAATCCGGCTGGCACTGTCGTTGCCCTCATGCCGCACCCGGAACGTACAGAGAATGGAAAGCCGTATTTTGAATCGATGAAGCGGTGGATCGAGCGTCGTGCCCCTCACCCTGCCCCTCTCCCACAGGGAGAGGGAAGTGCAGTGTGGAAGGTCTCGCTGCGCCCGCCTCAGCCAACGGAAATTTTTGTCGGGACCATTATTACCAATAACGAGGAGCGGACGGTGGAGCAGGCGGCGCACCGCCTCGTCCCGGGGCTCACACTCACGCAGCTTAAGTACATTGCGCCGGGCCGGGCAAAGCCGGAGGAACTCCTGTCGCGTCTTTCGTTCTTCAATCCCAACAAAGAGACGGCGATGGTGCGGCAGGGCGACACATTCTACCGGTGGGAGAGTGATACAAAGAAGCTTGAGCCTGCGCAGAAATCGCCGATAGAAGGGGCTGTGACGCTCCTCCGCAGAGACGAGCCCGACACGGGGGCCAGTGCGATCGGGCAGGGGAGCCAGACGGGCATTTGCTACATCTGCCGCGGAGTCAAAGAGCAGGAGCTCCTCAAACGCGAGGTGCTGGAAGTCTTTGCGAATCCGCATGCGAGTACGCTGGAGCGACTTGCATGA
- a CDS encoding acylphosphatase, giving the protein MPARQLLITGLVQGVFFRAEAKKKADALKLTGWVRNNDDGSLEMHIEGMPAALQQFEQWCQRGTQAARVEEVQAKDVPEDYGKTFVIQM; this is encoded by the coding sequence ATGCCCGCCCGCCAACTCCTCATCACCGGTCTGGTCCAGGGCGTCTTCTTCCGCGCGGAAGCAAAGAAGAAAGCGGACGCCCTCAAGCTCACCGGCTGGGTGCGCAATAACGATGACGGATCCCTCGAGATGCACATCGAGGGTATGCCAGCGGCATTGCAGCAATTCGAACAGTGGTGCCAGCGCGGAACGCAGGCGGCACGCGTCGAAGAGGTGCAGGCGAAAGACGTGCCGGAGGATTACGGCAAGACCTTCGTCATACAGATGTGA